The Pseudomonas fluorescens genome includes a window with the following:
- a CDS encoding transglycosylase domain-containing protein, which translates to MGALWQTDSNEPVVPTERMEEAPLPQKKRRARHGWRAFWLLLLIIVVVVGLAVAKEMRTSRFQAQEISKYAASLSYSVQPGPSDAIIYPGAGPFDRRLGYSSLGEFLPRLLKRDYVIQAQARFSPALMDYVEKGLFVPYAEKIQAGLTITDCRAAPVYQFKYPQQLYANFDAIPPVVVQSLLFIENRFLLDPKQPLANPAVDWPRFAMAAWSQVAKLLSLPGQSAGGSTLATQLEKYRHSPEGLTVSGGEKIRQMISASVRAYQAGPQTLEARQRIIRDYLNSVPLSAVPGHGEVHGMAEGLRVWYGADFKRANERLSSAANDPKSLAEKGLALREMLSLMIAQRRPSHYLSKGHEELARLTDSHIRLLAQNGVIDAALSEAALASQVSYRDWVQDPTVQPNETNKGISAARSRLATLLNRPLYDLDRLDLSATSTLQSDLQAQATEYLKRLADPAFAAEIGLMGERLLTPTSTTQVRYSFTLLELTPDGSRVRVQTDSTDQPFDINEGSKLELGSTAKLRVLTTYLQIIAELHERYAEQTPAALKKADIAEQDRLSRWAVDYLIQNTDRSLPKMLEAALDRTYSASPGEAFFTGGGLHTFHNFRNEDNGRNPTLRDALRESINLPFIRLMRDLVRYATYAGPNNSSELLKDDKDPRRQEYLAQFADREGTSFLLRFWKKYQKKDTSQRLETFLDGMRPTAIRLAAVHRYFFPGDSQESFNLFVRSHLKSVKNPEKLTDERLERLYQSYGPGAYDLPDQGFIAKVHPLDLWLMGYLLNNPDAKFSQIVKASEFERQEVYSWLFKSRHKSARDSRIRTMLEIEAFLDIHQRWQKVGYPFDHLVPSLATAIGSSGDRPAALAELVGTILNDGIRQPALRVDSLDFAVDTPYETRLVSNPDNGKRVMPVEVARALRGALSQVVDAGTAKRVAGSFKLADGTPLAMGGKTGTGDNRIEAIGSGGRVISSKSINRTATFVFYIGDSHFGTLTAFVPGASAQNFKFTSALPVQVLKGMAPFLSPYLQPGSHTQCKPLVARQ; encoded by the coding sequence ATGGGCGCTTTGTGGCAAACCGATTCGAATGAACCTGTGGTCCCGACTGAACGTATGGAAGAAGCGCCTTTACCTCAAAAAAAACGCCGCGCCCGTCATGGCTGGCGGGCGTTCTGGTTGTTGTTGCTGATTATCGTCGTGGTGGTCGGCCTGGCGGTGGCCAAGGAAATGCGCACCTCGCGCTTCCAGGCCCAAGAAATCAGCAAGTACGCCGCGTCGCTGAGCTATTCGGTGCAACCAGGGCCCAGCGATGCCATCATCTACCCGGGTGCAGGCCCGTTCGATCGGCGGTTGGGCTACAGCTCGCTGGGGGAGTTTTTACCGCGGTTGCTCAAGCGCGACTACGTTATCCAGGCCCAGGCCCGTTTCTCACCGGCCTTGATGGATTACGTCGAAAAAGGCCTGTTCGTGCCCTACGCCGAAAAAATCCAGGCCGGGCTGACCATCACTGACTGCCGCGCCGCGCCGGTGTATCAGTTCAAGTATCCGCAGCAGTTGTACGCCAATTTCGATGCGATCCCACCGGTAGTGGTGCAAAGCCTGTTGTTCATCGAGAACCGTTTCCTGCTCGACCCCAAGCAGCCCTTGGCCAACCCGGCGGTGGACTGGCCGCGTTTCGCCATGGCGGCCTGGTCGCAAGTCGCCAAGCTGTTGAGCCTGCCGGGGCAATCCGCCGGCGGCAGCACGTTGGCGACGCAGCTGGAAAAATACCGTCACTCCCCCGAGGGCCTAACCGTGTCGGGCGGGGAGAAAATCCGCCAGATGATTTCCGCCAGCGTACGGGCCTATCAGGCCGGCCCGCAAACCCTCGAGGCGCGGCAGCGGATCATCCGCGACTACCTCAACAGCGTACCGCTCTCGGCCGTGCCGGGGCACGGTGAAGTCCACGGCATGGCGGAGGGCTTGCGGGTTTGGTACGGCGCCGATTTCAAGCGGGCCAATGAACGCCTGTCCAGTGCCGCCAACGACCCCAAGAGTCTGGCGGAAAAAGGCCTGGCCCTGCGGGAAATGCTGTCGTTGATGATCGCCCAGCGCCGCCCGTCCCATTACCTATCCAAGGGGCACGAAGAGCTGGCGCGCCTGACCGACAGCCATATCCGGCTGTTGGCGCAGAACGGCGTGATCGATGCGGCACTGTCGGAGGCGGCCCTGGCGAGCCAGGTCAGCTATCGCGACTGGGTCCAGGACCCGACCGTGCAACCCAACGAAACCAACAAAGGCATCAGCGCCGCCCGCAGTCGCCTTGCCACGCTGCTCAATCGCCCGCTGTACGACCTCGATCGCCTGGACCTCTCCGCCACCAGCACCTTGCAAAGCGACTTGCAGGCCCAGGCCACCGAGTACCTCAAGCGCTTGGCCGACCCGGCGTTCGCTGCCGAGATCGGCCTGATGGGCGAACGCTTGCTGACCCCCACCAGCACCACCCAGGTGCGCTACAGCTTCACCCTGCTGGAACTGACCCCCGACGGCTCGCGGGTACGGGTGCAAACCGACAGTACCGACCAACCCTTCGACATCAATGAAGGCAGCAAACTGGAACTGGGCTCCACCGCCAAGTTGCGAGTCCTCACCACGTACCTGCAGATCATCGCCGAGCTGCACGAGCGGTATGCCGAGCAGACCCCGGCGGCGTTGAAGAAGGCCGATATCGCCGAACAGGATCGCCTCTCGCGCTGGGCCGTCGACTATTTGATCCAGAACACCGACCGCAGCCTGCCGAAGATGTTGGAGGCGGCCCTGGACCGCACCTATTCCGCCAGCCCCGGCGAGGCGTTTTTCACCGGTGGCGGCCTGCACACCTTCCACAACTTCCGCAACGAGGACAACGGCCGCAACCCGACCCTGCGCGACGCCCTGCGCGAGTCGATCAACCTGCCGTTCATTCGCCTGATGCGCGACCTGGTGCGCTACGCCACCTATGCCGGCCCCAATAACAGTTCCGAGCTGCTCAAGGACGATAAGGACCCGCGCCGCCAGGAATACCTGGCCCAGTTCGCCGACCGCGAAGGCACTTCGTTCCTGCTCAGGTTCTGGAAGAAGTATCAGAAAAAGGACACCAGCCAACGCCTGGAAACCTTCCTCGACGGCATGCGTCCCACGGCGATCCGCCTGGCGGCGGTGCACCGCTACTTCTTTCCTGGCGACAGCCAGGAAAGCTTCAACCTGTTCGTGCGCTCGCACCTCAAGTCGGTCAAGAACCCCGAGAAGCTCACCGACGAACGCCTGGAACGGCTCTACCAGAGCTACGGCCCCGGTGCCTATGACCTGCCGGACCAGGGTTTCATCGCCAAGGTCCATCCACTGGATTTATGGTTGATGGGCTACCTGCTGAATAACCCCGACGCCAAGTTCAGCCAGATCGTCAAGGCCAGCGAGTTCGAGCGCCAGGAAGTCTACAGCTGGCTGTTCAAGAGCCGGCACAAGAGCGCCCGCGACAGCCGCATCCGCACCATGCTGGAGATCGAAGCCTTCCTGGATATTCACCAGCGCTGGCAGAAAGTCGGCTACCCGTTCGATCACCTGGTGCCGTCGCTGGCCACCGCCATCGGCAGCTCCGGCGACCGCCCTGCCGCCCTTGCCGAGCTGGTGGGCACCATTCTCAACGACGGCATCCGCCAACCGGCGTTGCGCGTCGACAGCCTGGATTTCGCCGTCGATACGCCTTACGAGACGCGGCTGGTGAGCAACCCGGATAACGGCAAGCGCGTGATGCCGGTGGAAGTGGCCCGGGCCCTGCGCGGCGCGCTGTCCCAGGTGGTGGATGCCGGCACCGCGAAACGCGTGGCCGGCAGTTTCAAACTGGCCGACGGCACACCGCTGGCCATGGGCGGCAAGACCGGCACCGGCGACAACCGCATCGAAGCCATCGGCTCGGGTGGGCGGGTGATCAGCTCCAAATCGATCAACCGCACCGCCACTTTTGTGTTCTACATCGGCGACAGCCATTTCGGCACACTCACCGCCTTTGTCCCGGGGGCCTCGGCACAGAACTTCAAATTCACCTCGGCCCTGCCGGTGCAAGTGCTCAAGGGCATGGCGCCGTTTCTATCGCCCTACTTGCAGCCGGGCAGTCATACCCAGTGCAAGCCGCTGGTGGCACGGCAATGA
- a CDS encoding REP-associated tyrosine transposase — MRPQRPNSHRLRHGRFSERGRGYLVTAVVHQRMPIFKDLRLGRLLIAEMRLAHEQGQVNSLAWVVMPDHLHWLVQLERAQLSRVMQTIKSRSTLTINRAMNRTGAFWQSGFHDCAIRDNQSLRPAADYITANPIRAGLVEHIGDYPHWDTAWI; from the coding sequence ATGCGTCCTCAACGTCCAAACTCTCATCGCCTGCGTCATGGACGCTTTTCGGAACGTGGACGAGGTTATCTCGTCACTGCGGTCGTTCATCAACGCATGCCTATCTTCAAGGACTTGCGACTGGGTCGCTTATTGATTGCAGAAATGCGTCTGGCTCATGAGCAAGGCCAGGTCAATTCGCTCGCCTGGGTTGTGATGCCGGACCATCTGCATTGGTTGGTGCAACTGGAACGAGCCCAACTCTCTCGGGTCATGCAGACGATCAAATCCCGCAGCACCCTTACAATCAATCGAGCCATGAACAGAACCGGCGCCTTTTGGCAAAGCGGCTTCCACGACTGCGCGATTCGCGACAACCAATCCCTTCGCCCCGCTGCCGACTACATCACCGCCAATCCTATTCGCGCTGGGCTGGTGGAGCATATTGGCGACTACCCGCATTGGGATACTGCATGGATCTGA
- a CDS encoding amino acid permease has translation MAVGNHLPHGETAQGGPLKRELGERHIRLMALGACIGVGLFLGSAKAIEMAGPAIMLSYIIGGLAILVIMRALGEMAVHNPVAGSFSRYAQDYLGPLAGFLTGWNYWFLWLVTCVAEITAVAVYMGIWFPDVPRWIWALAALVSMGSINLIAVKAFGEFEFWFALIKIVTIIAMVIGGVGIIAFGFGNDGVALGISNLWTHGGFMPNGVQGVLMSLQMVMFAYLGVEMIGLTAGEAKNPQKTIPNAIGSVFWRILLFYVGALFVILSIYPWNEIGTQGSPFVMTFERLGIKTAAGIINFVVITAALSSCNGGIFSTGRMLYSLAQNGQAPAGFATTSANGVPRRALLLSIAALLLGVLLNYLVPEKVFVWVTSIATFGAIWTWVMILLAQLKFRKSLSASERAALKYRMWLYPVSSYLALAFLVLVVGLMAYFPDTRVALYVGPAFLVLLTVLFYVFKLQPTGETHGSVRSVS, from the coding sequence ATGGCTGTCGGCAATCATCTGCCCCATGGCGAGACCGCTCAGGGTGGTCCGCTCAAACGTGAGCTCGGTGAGCGGCACATCCGCCTGATGGCGCTTGGCGCCTGCATCGGCGTCGGGCTGTTTCTCGGCTCGGCCAAGGCCATTGAAATGGCCGGCCCGGCGATCATGCTGTCCTACATCATTGGCGGCCTGGCGATCCTGGTGATCATGCGCGCCCTCGGCGAGATGGCCGTGCACAACCCGGTGGCCGGCTCGTTCAGCCGTTATGCCCAGGACTACCTCGGCCCGCTGGCCGGTTTCCTGACCGGTTGGAACTACTGGTTCCTGTGGCTGGTGACCTGCGTGGCGGAGATCACCGCGGTGGCGGTGTACATGGGCATCTGGTTTCCCGATGTGCCCCGCTGGATCTGGGCCCTGGCCGCCTTGGTCAGCATGGGCTCGATCAACCTGATCGCGGTCAAGGCCTTCGGTGAGTTCGAATTCTGGTTCGCCCTGATCAAGATCGTCACCATCATCGCCATGGTCATCGGCGGCGTCGGCATCATCGCCTTCGGGTTCGGCAACGATGGCGTGGCCTTGGGCATTTCCAACCTCTGGACCCACGGCGGTTTCATGCCCAACGGCGTGCAGGGTGTGTTGATGTCCCTGCAAATGGTGATGTTCGCCTACTTGGGCGTGGAGATGATTGGCCTGACCGCCGGCGAAGCGAAGAACCCACAGAAAACCATCCCCAACGCCATCGGCTCGGTGTTCTGGCGGATCCTGCTGTTCTACGTCGGCGCGTTGTTCGTGATCCTGTCGATCTACCCGTGGAACGAGATCGGCACCCAGGGCAGCCCGTTCGTGATGACCTTCGAGCGCCTGGGCATCAAGACCGCCGCCGGCATCATCAACTTCGTGGTGATCACCGCCGCGCTGTCGTCCTGTAACGGCGGCATCTTCAGCACCGGGCGGATGCTCTACAGCCTGGCGCAGAATGGCCAGGCCCCGGCCGGTTTTGCCACCACTTCGGCCAACGGCGTGCCGCGCCGTGCCTTGCTGTTGTCCATCGCCGCGTTGCTGCTGGGCGTGCTGCTCAATTACCTGGTGCCGGAAAAGGTCTTCGTCTGGGTGACCTCCATCGCCACCTTCGGCGCGATCTGGACCTGGGTGATGATCCTGCTGGCCCAGCTCAAATTCCGCAAAAGCTTGAGTGCTTCGGAGCGTGCGGCCTTGAAGTACCGGATGTGGCTGTACCCGGTCAGCTCGTACCTGGCGTTGGCATTTTTGGTGCTGGTGGTGGGGCTGATGGCGTACTTCCCTGATACACGGGTGGCGTTGTATGTCGGTCCGGCGTTCCTGGTGTTGTTGACGGTGTTGTTTTATGTATTCAAGTTGCAGCCGACGGGCGAAACCCACGGCTCGGTGCGGTCAGTGTCGTAA
- a CDS encoding glucosyltransferase domain-containing protein has protein sequence MRITKVLSKKEVLLFFTVASFVYVYPIVHADYAYVDDSWREILAIDDWWRIHGRVLAEVVTKLMAFNNATINIFPLPLLIATFAFACAMTRLTLWYFPRPEWTACLVVLPLLCNPFFLGNISFQYDGPGMMLAVVAAVFSITCHVRNSYLRGCVSAILIAVLLSIYQLVITVFIGLCCMECLWNVRNGKPAQEVLREIGLRGLQLFFGGGFYYFTAFKLTSDRRGSLAEFDSHWLGEVVRKFKFSMEKVFELINAGNGFFSILMVIVAGVGYVLVIKNVLALAGGRGEKILVLGACLCVPPVLIVCVPGPMLFVLDPNLEARNYLGFSVVLFFLLLMSREVLGRAGLRMLLVIPVLAMYSFSYGYGQVLIAKKELETAMAMFIAYDIIATKEFLNSPVLYYIEPPINGKWLPKAQGAINYMPALRYLLSSSSMVLRPNTLPQYGINNVVSEGRAAFDAATAEGKTYRRVVDRKFYSFYVTESGDFIVMKDLTGSEGYIRGWWR, from the coding sequence ATGCGAATAACGAAGGTACTTAGCAAAAAAGAGGTGCTATTGTTTTTTACGGTAGCTTCTTTTGTGTACGTATACCCTATTGTTCATGCCGATTACGCCTATGTAGACGATAGTTGGCGGGAAATATTGGCGATCGATGACTGGTGGAGAATTCACGGCAGAGTGCTGGCTGAAGTGGTTACGAAGCTTATGGCGTTTAACAATGCAACCATTAATATTTTCCCGCTTCCATTGTTAATTGCTACTTTTGCATTTGCATGTGCGATGACTAGGCTGACGTTATGGTATTTTCCTCGCCCCGAGTGGACAGCGTGTCTCGTGGTGCTCCCACTGCTCTGTAATCCTTTTTTTTTAGGTAACATTAGTTTTCAATATGATGGGCCGGGTATGATGTTAGCAGTTGTGGCTGCTGTTTTTTCTATAACCTGTCATGTTCGCAATAGTTACCTGCGCGGGTGCGTGTCGGCTATTTTAATAGCGGTGCTGCTAAGTATTTATCAATTGGTGATTACAGTTTTTATTGGGTTGTGCTGTATGGAGTGTTTGTGGAATGTTAGAAATGGAAAGCCGGCGCAGGAAGTGTTGAGAGAAATTGGGTTGCGTGGTTTACAGCTTTTTTTTGGGGGGGGTTTTTATTATTTTACCGCTTTCAAACTGACGAGCGATAGGCGCGGTTCGCTGGCAGAGTTCGATTCGCACTGGCTTGGAGAGGTCGTTAGAAAGTTTAAGTTCTCTATGGAAAAAGTGTTCGAGTTGATCAACGCCGGAAATGGATTTTTTTCTATTTTAATGGTGATCGTAGCCGGCGTGGGATATGTCCTAGTCATTAAGAATGTTTTAGCACTGGCCGGTGGTAGGGGCGAAAAAATTTTAGTTTTAGGGGCCTGTCTATGCGTACCGCCTGTGCTGATAGTTTGTGTCCCCGGTCCGATGTTATTCGTGCTGGATCCTAATTTGGAAGCGCGGAACTATCTGGGGTTTTCTGTAGTATTGTTTTTTTTGCTGCTGATGAGTCGTGAAGTTTTGGGGCGTGCTGGGTTGCGAATGCTTTTGGTGATACCAGTTTTGGCGATGTATTCGTTTAGTTACGGCTATGGGCAAGTTCTTATCGCAAAAAAAGAGCTTGAGACGGCCATGGCAATGTTTATAGCTTATGACATTATTGCAACAAAAGAATTTCTCAATTCCCCTGTGCTTTATTATATTGAGCCCCCTATTAATGGGAAGTGGTTGCCCAAAGCGCAGGGTGCCATAAATTATATGCCGGCGTTGCGCTACCTTTTGAGCAGCTCCAGTATGGTGCTCCGCCCAAATACTTTACCTCAGTACGGTATTAATAATGTGGTTTCAGAGGGGCGCGCCGCTTTTGATGCGGCGACGGCTGAGGGCAAGACTTATAGGCGGGTGGTAGACAGGAAGTTCTATTCATTTTATGTCACTGAGTCAGGTGATTTTATTGTCATGAAAGATTTAACAGGTTCCGAAGGGTACATTAGGGGATGGTGGCGATAG
- a CDS encoding FMN-binding glutamate synthase family protein translates to MSLSLLSRYAFFAGCVIFTLVSLPFLQHDWLWPMALVTGLLSLLGLFDLLQSRHAVRRNYPILGNIRYLVEGIRPEIRQYLLESDSEALPFSRAQRSLVYSRAKNESADKPFGTLIDVYQTGFEFIGHSMRPAPLSDPSGFRVTVGGPQCTQPYSASVFNISAMSFGSLSANAIRALNQGAKLGNFAHDTGEGSISPYHREHGGDLTWELGSGYFGCRTSDGRFDPERFAAQAQNPQVRMIEIKMSQGAKPGHGGILPKHKVTREIAETRGILMGEDCVSPSRHSAFSTPIELMQFVQQLRELSGGKPVGFKFCLGHPWEFMGIAKAMLETGILPDFIVVDGKEGGTGAAPVEFTDHIGVPLREGLLFVHNTLVGLNLRDKIKLGASGKIVSAFDIASVLAIGADWANAARGFMFAIGCIQSQSCHTNKCPTGVATQDTLRQRALVVPDKAQRVYNFHRNTLKALAEMLAAAGLEHPSQLQPKHLVRRMSATEIKLFSQLHVFLKPGELLTGEVNGAFYSRMWQMARADSFEPEKIVAA, encoded by the coding sequence ATGAGCCTGTCGCTGCTGAGCCGTTACGCCTTCTTCGCCGGCTGTGTCATCTTCACCCTCGTCAGCCTGCCGTTCCTGCAACACGACTGGCTCTGGCCGATGGCATTGGTGACGGGGCTGTTAAGCCTGCTGGGGCTGTTCGACCTGCTGCAAAGCCGCCATGCGGTGCGGCGCAACTATCCGATCCTGGGCAACATCCGCTACCTGGTCGAAGGCATCCGACCGGAAATCCGCCAGTACCTGCTCGAATCCGACAGCGAGGCCCTGCCCTTCTCCCGGGCCCAACGTTCGCTGGTGTACTCCCGGGCCAAGAACGAAAGCGCCGACAAACCCTTCGGCACCCTGATCGACGTCTACCAGACCGGCTTCGAATTCATCGGCCATTCCATGCGTCCGGCACCGTTGAGCGATCCCAGCGGTTTTCGCGTGACGGTCGGTGGCCCGCAGTGCACCCAGCCGTACTCAGCATCAGTGTTCAACATCTCGGCGATGAGTTTCGGCTCCCTGAGCGCCAATGCGATCCGGGCGTTGAACCAAGGCGCCAAGTTGGGCAACTTCGCCCACGACACCGGTGAAGGCAGCATCAGCCCCTACCACCGCGAACACGGCGGCGACCTGACCTGGGAACTGGGCAGCGGTTATTTCGGCTGCCGCACCAGCGACGGGCGCTTCGACCCGGAGCGCTTCGCCGCCCAGGCGCAGAACCCGCAAGTGCGGATGATTGAAATCAAGATGAGCCAGGGCGCCAAACCCGGCCATGGCGGGATCCTGCCCAAGCACAAGGTCACCCGGGAAATCGCCGAGACCCGGGGCATCCTCATGGGCGAGGATTGTGTTTCGCCGTCACGCCACAGCGCGTTTTCCACGCCGATCGAACTGATGCAGTTCGTCCAGCAACTGCGCGAACTGTCCGGTGGCAAACCGGTGGGCTTCAAATTCTGCCTGGGCCATCCCTGGGAATTCATGGGCATCGCCAAGGCCATGCTGGAAACCGGAATCCTCCCCGATTTCATCGTGGTCGACGGCAAGGAAGGCGGCACGGGCGCGGCGCCAGTGGAATTCACCGACCACATCGGCGTGCCGCTGCGCGAGGGCCTGCTGTTCGTGCACAACACCCTGGTGGGCCTGAACCTGCGGGACAAGATCAAGCTCGGCGCCAGCGGCAAGATCGTCAGCGCCTTCGACATCGCCAGCGTCCTGGCCATCGGCGCCGACTGGGCCAACGCCGCGCGCGGCTTCATGTTCGCCATCGGCTGCATCCAATCCCAAAGCTGCCACACCAACAAATGCCCCACCGGCGTCGCCACCCAAGACACCCTGCGCCAGCGCGCCCTGGTCGTCCCGGACAAGGCCCAGCGGGTCTACAACTTCCACCGCAACACCCTCAAGGCCCTGGCCGAAATGCTCGCCGCTGCCGGGCTTGAGCATCCTTCGCAGTTGCAGCCCAAGCATTTGGTTCGGCGGATGTCAGCGACTGAGATCAAGCTGTTTTCGCAGTTGCATGTGTTTTTGAAGCCGGGGGAATTGCTGACGGGTGAGGTGAATGGGGCGTTTTATTCGCGGATGTGGCAGATGGCTCGGGCGGATAGTTTTGAGCCGGAGAAAATAGTGGCGGCGTAA
- a CDS encoding ATP-binding protein, producing the protein MLSAYGSAEGAIASPELVVQLRKLREQVELDFLVEDIPLLIKESKDGIGRVGQIVKDLKDFSRVDSSQEWQMANLQHGMDSTLNIVANEIKYKADVVKEYTPLPEVECLPSQINQVIMNLIVNAAQAIGPERGTITLRNGVGEETVWIEVADNGSGIPPDTLQKIFDPFFTTKPIGQGTGLGLSLSYGIVKKHHGEITVRSEVGVGTTFRVELPLRQMKQAG; encoded by the coding sequence ATGCTCAGCGCCTACGGCAGCGCCGAGGGGGCCATCGCCTCGCCGGAGCTGGTGGTGCAATTGCGCAAGCTGCGCGAACAGGTGGAGCTGGACTTTCTCGTCGAGGACATTCCCCTGCTGATCAAGGAGTCCAAGGATGGCATTGGCCGGGTCGGGCAGATCGTCAAGGACCTGAAGGATTTCTCTCGCGTCGATTCCAGCCAGGAATGGCAGATGGCCAATTTGCAGCACGGCATGGATTCGACGTTGAACATCGTCGCCAATGAAATCAAATACAAGGCCGACGTGGTCAAGGAGTACACGCCGTTGCCGGAAGTGGAATGCCTGCCGTCGCAGATCAACCAGGTGATCATGAACCTGATCGTCAACGCCGCCCAGGCCATCGGCCCCGAGCGCGGCACCATCACCCTGCGCAACGGCGTTGGTGAAGAAACCGTATGGATCGAAGTCGCCGACAACGGCTCGGGCATCCCCCCCGATACCCTGCAGAAAATCTTCGACCCGTTCTTCACCACCAAACCCATCGGCCAGGGCACAGGGCTCGGGCTGTCGTTGTCCTACGGCATCGTGAAAAAACACCACGGCGAAATCACGGTACGCAGCGAAGTCGGCGTCGGCACCACCTTCCGCGTGGAATTACCGTTGCGGCAGATGAAGCAGGCGGGCTGA